A portion of the Feifania hominis genome contains these proteins:
- a CDS encoding MBL fold metallo-hydrolase translates to MRVSVLMENTAAREGFLTEHGLSLFLEGNGRRVLFDMGASGGFADNARRLGVPLDRVDFAVLSHGHYDHGGGLARFFQENAAAPVYANEHAFEQYRSGSGRDIGVPRPRQAHRVVPVGDDRELGYGFSLHTGNRLPREFETDAFGLCAVRAGAVVTDDFCHEQYLVVEQDGRRLVFSGCSHKGVFNILRWFQPDVFVGGFHFMEIDPAQGVQRLDEAARLLLEFPTVYYTCHCTGLAQYDRLRERMGERLHYLAAGDEIAV, encoded by the coding sequence ATGAGAGTCAGCGTACTCATGGAGAATACAGCGGCCCGCGAGGGCTTTCTCACCGAGCACGGGCTGAGCCTCTTCCTCGAGGGGAACGGGCGGCGCGTGCTCTTTGACATGGGGGCGTCGGGCGGCTTTGCCGACAATGCGCGCCGGCTCGGCGTACCGCTCGACAGGGTGGATTTCGCCGTGCTCTCCCATGGGCACTACGACCACGGCGGCGGGCTTGCGCGCTTCTTTCAGGAGAATGCCGCAGCGCCGGTCTACGCAAACGAACACGCCTTTGAGCAGTACCGCTCGGGCAGCGGCCGCGACATCGGCGTGCCGCGGCCCCGGCAGGCGCACAGGGTGGTCCCCGTGGGCGACGACCGGGAGCTCGGGTATGGCTTTTCGCTTCACACCGGCAACCGGCTGCCGCGCGAATTTGAGACCGACGCCTTTGGGCTCTGTGCGGTGCGCGCGGGCGCGGTGGTGACCGACGACTTCTGTCACGAGCAGTACCTCGTCGTGGAGCAGGACGGCCGCCGCCTGGTGTTCAGCGGCTGCTCCCACAAGGGGGTCTTCAACATACTGCGCTGGTTTCAGCCCGACGTGTTTGTCGGGGGCTTTCACTTCATGGAGATCGACCCGGCGCAGGGGGTACAGCGGCTGGACGAGGCGGCGCGGCTTCTGCTGGAGTTTCCCACGGTCTACTACACCTGCCACTGCACGGGGCTCGCGCAGTATGACCGGCTGCGCGAGCGCATGGGAGAGCGGCTGCACTACCTCGCGGCGGGGGATGAGATCGCCGTCTGA
- a CDS encoding S-layer homology domain-containing protein — MKRRLFSLCLALCLVAGLLPPLGALAVDTDEPPVAESSYRDVPAGNWAVDVIERATALGIVNGVDSEAQLFGFGQNVKRSEFVAMLTRLFGWEREIVVTPSFADCRPTSWYYDDVETAVAHGAVLRDSTSFRPEEYITREEMAVMLVRALGYETLAGNAVSFGHPFTDVTNYPGHITLAYDFGIINGVTPTTFQPAGYARREEAAAMAVRLYDRTHSNTEWLHAFYALSSYSQRELIADLDAVSFGWSRLEFSAADGVSLNTTTKNSNEFAVPAAADTAVDLAAGAGALANLSVYMSAGTKVTLEDGSASNPCAAILLSAERRTEAVDAILSELGRRTAAGAPYYGGVTIDFELMKGSALKEGFTLFLQELHAALEPGDLQLTVAVHPVWKNNLAYYDAYDYPAIGAVADRIILMAHDYAADTLSSSLMAAGYTTTPVTPFDDVYYALKAITDPQTGVGADNISKVALAVSIDSTGWMLQNGKVIRNTAMHPTAANLYARLISSNTQMNYSERYRNPYITYYDSTDSTDNLVWYEDSRSVSDKLALARMFGVTGVSVWRLGLVPQYEDPASRPIYYNIWQTILETK; from the coding sequence ATGAAACGACGTCTCTTTTCGCTCTGTCTTGCCCTGTGCCTTGTCGCGGGTCTTCTGCCGCCGCTCGGCGCGCTCGCCGTGGATACGGACGAGCCCCCCGTCGCCGAGTCGAGCTACCGGGATGTGCCCGCCGGAAACTGGGCGGTCGACGTCATCGAGCGCGCAACCGCTCTCGGGATTGTCAACGGCGTCGACAGCGAGGCGCAGCTGTTCGGCTTCGGCCAGAACGTCAAGCGCAGCGAATTCGTCGCCATGCTCACGCGCCTGTTCGGCTGGGAGCGCGAGATCGTCGTCACCCCCTCCTTTGCCGACTGCCGCCCGACGAGCTGGTACTACGACGACGTCGAGACCGCGGTCGCCCACGGCGCCGTGCTCAGAGATTCGACCTCGTTTCGCCCCGAGGAGTACATCACCCGCGAGGAGATGGCCGTCATGCTCGTGCGCGCGCTCGGCTATGAGACCCTTGCCGGCAACGCCGTCTCGTTCGGCCACCCGTTCACCGACGTGACAAATTACCCGGGCCACATCACCCTCGCCTACGACTTCGGCATCATCAACGGCGTCACCCCCACCACGTTCCAGCCCGCCGGGTACGCGCGGCGCGAGGAGGCCGCGGCCATGGCGGTGCGCCTGTATGACCGCACCCACTCCAACACCGAGTGGCTGCATGCGTTCTACGCGCTGTCCTCCTACTCCCAGCGGGAGCTGATCGCCGATCTTGACGCCGTCTCGTTCGGGTGGAGCCGCCTCGAGTTCAGCGCGGCCGACGGCGTCAGCCTCAACACCACCACCAAAAACAGCAACGAGTTCGCCGTTCCCGCCGCGGCCGACACAGCGGTCGATCTCGCGGCCGGGGCCGGGGCGCTCGCCAATCTGAGCGTCTACATGAGCGCCGGCACCAAGGTCACCCTCGAGGACGGCAGCGCGTCGAACCCCTGCGCCGCGATTCTGCTCAGCGCCGAGCGCCGCACCGAGGCGGTAGACGCCATTCTCTCGGAGCTCGGCCGCAGGACGGCGGCGGGCGCGCCCTACTACGGCGGCGTCACCATCGACTTTGAGCTGATGAAAGGCTCGGCCCTCAAAGAGGGCTTCACCCTCTTTTTGCAGGAGCTTCACGCGGCGCTCGAGCCGGGTGATCTGCAGCTCACCGTCGCCGTCCACCCGGTCTGGAAGAACAATCTCGCCTACTACGACGCCTACGACTACCCCGCCATCGGCGCGGTGGCCGACCGCATCATTCTCATGGCGCACGACTACGCCGCCGACACCCTGTCCAGCTCGCTGATGGCGGCCGGCTACACCACGACGCCGGTCACCCCGTTTGACGACGTCTACTACGCCCTCAAGGCCATCACCGACCCCCAAACCGGCGTCGGGGCGGACAACATCTCCAAGGTGGCGCTCGCCGTGAGCATCGACTCCACCGGCTGGATGCTGCAAAACGGCAAGGTGATCCGCAACACGGCCATGCACCCCACCGCGGCCAATCTCTACGCGCGCCTGATCAGCTCCAACACGCAGATGAACTACTCCGAGCGCTACCGCAACCCCTATATCACCTACTACGATTCAACCGACAGCACCGACAACCTCGTCTGGTACGAGGACAGCCGCAGCGTCTCGGATAAGCTCGCGCTCGCGCGCATGTTCGGCGTGACGGGCGTCTCGGTCTGGCGGCTGGGACTTGTGCCCCAGTACGAGGACCCCGCCTCCCGCCCGATCTACTACAACATCTGGCAGACCATTCTCGAGACAAAATAG
- a CDS encoding DNA-3-methyladenine glycosylase family protein yields MNIAINTTCIGSYADFDLAQTLHSGQCFRFEERGGAFRVCAGARCYLLSQRGSSLFLHGEAAAQDIDFLTRYFDLARDYGAIKRALSAGDPVMAEACRCAGGVRVLRQDLFEALVTFILSQNNNIPRIKKIVEALCEHFGPRLEGPCGPYHAFPTPGALAGVTAQELEPLRAGFRARYVADAVEKLARGEVSLELVREAPYEQAKAELMKIRGVGEKVANCVLLFGANRLDAFPVDVWIARAIDRLYGGEIDAGRFSPHGGIAQQYLFFYAREQGLK; encoded by the coding sequence ATGAATATCGCAATAAATACAACCTGTATCGGCTCGTATGCCGATTTTGACCTCGCGCAGACGCTGCACTCCGGCCAGTGCTTCCGCTTTGAGGAGCGCGGCGGGGCCTTTCGCGTCTGCGCGGGCGCGCGGTGCTATCTGCTCTCCCAGCGGGGGAGCAGTCTTTTTTTACACGGCGAGGCGGCGGCGCAGGACATCGACTTTCTCACCCGCTACTTCGATCTCGCGCGCGACTACGGCGCCATCAAGCGCGCGCTCTCGGCGGGCGACCCGGTCATGGCCGAGGCCTGCCGCTGCGCGGGCGGCGTGCGGGTGCTGCGCCAGGACCTCTTCGAGGCGCTTGTCACTTTCATTCTCTCGCAGAACAACAACATCCCCCGCATCAAAAAGATCGTCGAGGCCCTGTGCGAACACTTCGGCCCCCGCCTTGAGGGCCCGTGCGGGCCCTATCACGCCTTTCCGACGCCCGGCGCGCTTGCGGGCGTCACGGCGCAGGAGCTCGAGCCTCTCCGCGCGGGTTTTCGCGCGCGCTATGTCGCCGATGCCGTTGAAAAGCTCGCGCGCGGCGAGGTGTCGCTCGAGCTCGTGCGCGAGGCCCCCTATGAGCAGGCCAAAGCGGAGCTGATGAAGATTCGCGGCGTCGGTGAAAAGGTGGCAAACTGCGTGCTGCTCTTCGGCGCGAACCGGCTCGACGCCTTTCCCGTCGACGTGTGGATCGCCCGCGCCATCGACCGCCTCTACGGCGGCGAGATCGACGCGGGCCGCTTCTCTCCCCACGGCGGCATCGCGCAGCAGTACCTGTTCTTCTACGCCCGGGAGCAGGGTCTGAAATAA
- a CDS encoding redox-sensing transcriptional repressor Rex, translating to MKDKISLAVIRRLPRYYRYLGELLANDIDKISSKELSARMGITASQIRQDLNCFGGFGQQGYGYNVRYLHDEISNILGLQNFYPAIVIGVGNLGTALIQHLNFEKRGFKLVGIFDVKPSLVGLNITGVTVQHIDELEHFFETHRPKIAVLAVPRSEAGPIADRLEALGIEGLWNFSNGDIHLKTEIPVENVHLGDSLMTLCYRINERGK from the coding sequence ATGAAAGACAAGATCTCACTGGCAGTCATCCGCAGACTGCCCCGCTACTACCGCTATCTCGGCGAGCTGCTCGCAAACGATATTGACAAGATCTCCTCAAAGGAGCTCTCGGCGCGCATGGGCATCACCGCCTCGCAGATCCGGCAGGACCTCAACTGCTTCGGCGGCTTCGGCCAGCAGGGCTACGGCTACAATGTGCGCTATCTTCACGATGAAATCAGCAACATCCTCGGGCTTCAGAACTTCTACCCCGCCATCGTCATCGGCGTGGGCAACCTCGGCACCGCGCTGATTCAGCATCTCAACTTTGAAAAGCGCGGCTTCAAGCTCGTGGGCATCTTCGACGTCAAGCCGAGCCTCGTGGGGCTCAACATCACCGGCGTCACCGTGCAGCACATCGACGAGCTCGAACACTTCTTTGAGACCCACAGGCCCAAGATCGCGGTGCTCGCCGTGCCGCGCAGCGAGGCCGGCCCCATCGCCGACCGTCTCGAGGCGCTCGGCATCGAGGGGCTCTGGAACTTCAGCAACGGCGACATCCATCTCAAGACCGAAATCCCGGTGGAAAACGTCCACCTCGGCGACAGCCTCATGACCCTCTGCTACCGCATCAACGAGCGGGGCAAGTAA
- a CDS encoding ABC-F family ATP-binding cassette domain-containing protein, whose translation MADISVQHLHKAYGETVILDDLSFEVYEGEKIGLLGKNGAGKSTLFKILTGELEADGGSAVIARGRRLGMVEQLPDYPAHYTVEDVLESAFAENHRLRRELDELTAAMAHDQSPGVMNRYAEAAARLEAAGGYEFGFEIDKVANGLGITPAQRRMLFGDLSGGEKTRILLARLILQKTDILLLDEPTNHLDMSAVEWLENYVRAYRGTVLITSHDRYFLDRTITRVVEILDGSAEEYTGNYSFYVTEKRARYEERLKLYRAQQKKIAQLEATAEKIRIWAHGHDLDNRASAIEKRIERMEKIERPTEEKRLRAAFVAREFSSDYVLRVRELYKSYGGRELLGGLTFSMKGGEAIGIIGDNGCGKSTLLKILTGELAPDAGSVAKSPSVRAAYLPQQVVFERPERTLLELFAEERKTTNTTARNRLAVFKFVGDDVFKRVSDLSGGERSRLKLCLLMQDDVNLLILDEPTNHLDIDSREWMEEAIEQFDGNLLFVSHDRYFLNRFARRILDLSAVPATDFEGTFAHYRAALEKTAQSAPAPKKPAPRQAPRRDTGAAARRARAVEREIEALEEQAAALAQAMEQAASDYDRLQTLLDEQQQLRERTDALYAEWEALQQDS comes from the coding sequence ATGGCGGACATCAGCGTACAGCATTTACATAAGGCCTACGGCGAGACGGTCATTCTCGACGATCTGAGCTTTGAGGTCTACGAGGGCGAGAAGATCGGCCTGCTCGGCAAAAACGGCGCGGGCAAGTCGACTCTCTTCAAGATTCTCACGGGCGAGCTCGAGGCGGACGGCGGCTCGGCCGTCATCGCCCGCGGCCGGCGGCTCGGCATGGTCGAGCAGCTGCCGGACTACCCGGCCCACTACACGGTGGAGGATGTGCTCGAGAGCGCCTTTGCCGAGAACCACCGTCTGCGCCGGGAGCTCGACGAGCTCACCGCCGCGATGGCGCACGACCAGTCCCCCGGCGTGATGAACCGCTACGCCGAGGCGGCCGCCCGCCTCGAGGCCGCCGGCGGCTATGAGTTCGGCTTTGAGATCGACAAAGTCGCAAACGGCCTCGGCATCACCCCCGCGCAGCGGCGGATGCTCTTTGGCGACCTGTCGGGCGGCGAGAAGACGCGCATTCTGCTCGCGCGGCTCATCTTGCAGAAGACCGACATTCTGCTGCTCGACGAGCCCACAAACCACCTCGACATGAGCGCGGTGGAGTGGCTGGAAAACTACGTTCGCGCCTACCGCGGCACGGTTTTGATCACGTCGCACGACCGGTATTTTCTCGACCGCACCATCACGCGCGTCGTCGAGATTCTCGACGGCAGCGCCGAGGAGTACACCGGCAACTACAGCTTCTATGTCACCGAGAAGCGCGCGCGCTACGAGGAGCGCCTCAAGCTCTACCGCGCCCAGCAGAAGAAGATCGCCCAGCTCGAAGCGACGGCCGAGAAAATCCGCATCTGGGCCCACGGCCACGATCTCGACAACCGCGCCTCGGCCATTGAAAAGCGCATCGAGCGCATGGAGAAAATCGAGCGCCCCACCGAGGAGAAGCGCCTGCGCGCGGCCTTTGTCGCGCGGGAGTTCTCGTCGGACTATGTGCTGCGCGTGCGCGAGCTTTATAAGAGCTACGGCGGGCGGGAGCTGCTCGGCGGGCTGACGTTCTCCATGAAAGGGGGCGAGGCCATCGGCATCATCGGCGACAACGGCTGCGGCAAGAGCACGCTCTTGAAGATTCTGACGGGCGAGCTCGCGCCCGACGCGGGCAGCGTCGCCAAAAGCCCCTCGGTGCGGGCGGCCTATCTGCCCCAGCAGGTCGTCTTTGAGCGGCCCGAGCGCACGCTTCTCGAGCTCTTCGCCGAGGAGCGCAAAACCACCAACACCACGGCGCGAAACCGCCTGGCCGTGTTCAAATTTGTCGGCGACGACGTGTTCAAGCGGGTCAGCGATCTCTCGGGCGGCGAGCGAAGCCGCCTGAAGCTCTGTCTTCTCATGCAGGACGACGTGAATCTTCTCATTCTCGACGAGCCGACCAACCACCTTGACATCGACTCGCGCGAGTGGATGGAGGAGGCCATCGAGCAGTTCGACGGCAATCTGCTGTTCGTCTCGCACGACCGCTACTTCCTAAACCGCTTCGCCAGGCGCATTCTCGATCTCTCTGCCGTCCCCGCGACGGACTTTGAGGGGACGTTCGCCCACTACCGCGCGGCGCTCGAGAAGACCGCCCAGAGCGCGCCCGCGCCGAAGAAACCCGCGCCCAGACAGGCTCCCCGCCGCGACACGGGCGCCGCCGCCCGGCGCGCGCGCGCCGTCGAGCGCGAGATCGAGGCGCTCGAGGAGCAGGCCGCGGCCCTCGCGCAGGCCATGGAGCAGGCGGCGAGCGACTACGACAGGCTTCAGACCCTGCTCGACGAGCAGCAGCAGCTCAGAGAGCGCACCGACGCTCTCTACGCCGAGTGGGAAGCTCTTCAGCAGGACAGCTGA
- the gap gene encoding type I glyceraldehyde-3-phosphate dehydrogenase translates to MAIKIGINGFGRIGRLVFRAAMANDKFEVVGVNDPFIDLDYMQYMLKYDSIHGQFQGSIGAEGDKFVVNGHKIAVYACKDPAEIPWSECGAEYVVESTGVFTTTEAASAHLKGGAKKVVISAPAKDKETPTFVMGVNQEKYTKDMVVVSNASCTTNCLAPLAKVINDEFGIVSGLMTTVHSTTATQKTVDGPSKKDWRGGRAAAGNIIPSSTGAAKAVGLVIPELKGKLTGMAFRVPTLDVSVVDLTVNLAKETTYDEICAKIKEYSEGKMKGILGYTEDMVVSSDFITDPRTSIFDAKAGIMLDSKFVKLVSWYDNEWGYSNKVVDLIGHMYEVDHK, encoded by the coding sequence ATGGCAATCAAAATTGGCATCAACGGATTTGGCCGCATCGGCCGTCTGGTCTTCCGCGCGGCGATGGCGAACGACAAGTTCGAGGTCGTCGGCGTCAACGACCCCTTCATCGATCTCGACTACATGCAGTACATGCTCAAGTACGACTCGATCCACGGCCAGTTCCAGGGCTCCATCGGCGCTGAGGGCGACAAGTTCGTCGTCAACGGCCACAAGATCGCGGTCTACGCCTGCAAGGATCCCGCTGAGATTCCGTGGAGCGAGTGCGGCGCCGAGTACGTCGTCGAGTCCACCGGCGTCTTCACCACCACCGAGGCCGCTTCCGCCCACCTGAAAGGCGGCGCGAAGAAAGTCGTCATCTCCGCTCCGGCGAAGGACAAAGAGACCCCCACGTTCGTCATGGGCGTCAACCAGGAGAAGTACACCAAGGACATGGTCGTCGTCTCCAACGCCTCCTGCACCACGAACTGCCTGGCTCCGCTCGCGAAAGTCATCAACGACGAGTTCGGCATTGTCTCGGGTCTCATGACCACCGTTCACTCCACCACCGCCACCCAGAAGACCGTCGACGGCCCCTCCAAGAAAGACTGGAGAGGCGGCCGCGCCGCTGCGGGCAACATCATCCCGTCCTCGACCGGCGCCGCCAAGGCTGTGGGCCTTGTCATCCCCGAGCTCAAGGGCAAGCTGACCGGTATGGCGTTCCGCGTTCCGACGCTGGATGTCTCGGTTGTTGACCTCACCGTCAACCTCGCCAAAGAGACCACCTACGACGAGATCTGCGCCAAGATCAAAGAGTACTCTGAGGGCAAGATGAAGGGCATTCTCGGCTACACCGAGGACATGGTTGTCTCCTCCGACTTCATCACCGATCCCAGAACCTCCATCTTCGACGCCAAGGCCGGCATCATGCTCGACAGCAAGTTTGTCAAGCTGGTCAGCTGGTATGACAACGAGTGGGGCTATTCCAACAAGGTTGTCGACCTCATCGGCCATATGTACGAAGTCGACCACAAGTAA